Proteins from a single region of Pseudomonas fulva:
- a CDS encoding diguanylate cyclase produces MQAPPHSMEAFASRKDGAVMVLLVDDQAMIGEAVRRELLGEEGIDFHYCSDPTQAIAVAEQLRPTVILQDLVMPGVDGITLLGEYRARPALRDVPIIVLSTKDDATVKSSAFAAGANDYLVKLPDTIELVARIRYHSRSYMALQQRDEAYRALRESQQQLLETNLVLQRLMNSDGLTGLSNRRHFDEYLEMEWRRATREQTALSLLMIDVDFFKSFNDRFGHVAGDDALRRVAAALRSSCSRSTDLAARYGGEEFAMVLPSTSAGGARLLAEKVRRAVTDLGIPHDKPEPGSVLTASVGVATLVPRVGQASLQLVSLADQGLYMAKQAGRDQVGLVNDTSALG; encoded by the coding sequence ATGCAAGCCCCACCCCATTCCATGGAAGCATTCGCTTCACGCAAGGACGGCGCGGTCATGGTGCTGCTGGTCGACGACCAGGCAATGATCGGCGAAGCGGTGCGGCGCGAGCTGCTGGGCGAGGAGGGCATCGACTTCCATTACTGCTCGGATCCGACCCAGGCCATTGCAGTGGCCGAGCAACTGCGCCCGACGGTGATTCTGCAGGACCTGGTAATGCCCGGTGTCGATGGCATCACCCTGCTCGGCGAATACCGCGCCCGACCGGCGCTGCGCGATGTGCCGATCATCGTGCTGTCCACCAAGGATGACGCCACGGTGAAGAGCTCGGCGTTCGCCGCCGGCGCCAACGATTACCTGGTCAAGCTCCCCGATACCATCGAGCTGGTGGCACGCATCCGCTACCACTCGCGTTCCTACATGGCCCTGCAACAGCGTGACGAAGCCTACCGCGCTTTGCGCGAAAGCCAGCAACAGCTGCTGGAGACCAACCTGGTGCTGCAGCGGCTGATGAACTCCGACGGCCTCACCGGGCTGTCCAACCGCCGGCATTTCGACGAATACCTGGAAATGGAGTGGCGCCGCGCCACCCGAGAGCAGACCGCGCTGTCGCTGCTGATGATCGACGTCGACTTCTTCAAGAGCTTCAACGACCGCTTCGGTCACGTCGCCGGCGACGATGCCCTGCGCCGGGTGGCCGCCGCGCTGCGCAGCAGTTGCAGCCGCTCCACCGACCTGGCCGCCCGTTATGGCGGTGAGGAGTTCGCCATGGTGCTGCCCAGCACCTCGGCCGGCGGCGCACGACTGCTCGCGGAAAAGGTGCGCCGCGCCGTCACCGACCTGGGCATTCCCCATGACAAGCCCGAGCCGGGTTCGGTGCTGACCGCCAGCGTCGGGGTGGCCACCCTGGTGCCGCGGGTCGGCCAGGCCTCCCTGCAACTGGTCAGTCTGGCTGACCAGGGGCTGTACATGGCCAAGCAGGCTGGTCGCGATCAGGTCGGCCTGGTCAACGACACCAGCGCCCTGGGCTGA
- a CDS encoding sensor domain-containing diguanylate cyclase, translating to MLRAHSLRSHYALLTVLLVCLLSLLLGSLISRDSSKRIRAEIGRDLAEVSYTMVDRLDRDMQSRASMLQVIGSLSALRQPGDAREVRRLLDELQGKFPTIAWIGFTDAQGQVLASSNGILEGASIAQRPVFLEGSQGLFIGDVHEAVLLAKLLPNPTGEAMKFVDISLPVRDDAGRLVGVLASHLSWSWADEVREAILKPIEDSRQIEFFVIGRDRTILLGPRELVGQRLHLPMMQNLAAQQSEWAVQHWPDGKRYLTGLTASQGYLDYPGLGWMVVARQDLQLADAPVQAMHLSIFAWGVVLAVLFAACGWLLASYVTRPLRTIARAADRLANGEITVIPEIGSPREIARLSHSIRHLVESLTHQHAELDALENRAHHDPLTGLPNRAALARFLPRAQQRNQGTQDGLAVLYLDLDGFKPVNDRHGHAAGDQVLREAASRMRGCLRGGDLVVRLGGDEFLMILQVAAEEGAHQARQVAERTLLALAAPIHWENQQLQIGCSIGGALWPQHDADLEQVVELADQALYLAKQTGRGRVMLHGDAPDGLG from the coding sequence ATGCTCCGCGCCCACAGCCTGCGTAGCCACTATGCCCTGCTCACCGTGTTGCTGGTGTGCCTGCTCAGCCTGCTGCTCGGCAGCCTGATCAGCCGCGACTCGAGCAAGCGCATCCGCGCGGAGATCGGTCGCGACCTGGCCGAGGTGTCCTACACCATGGTCGACCGCCTGGACCGTGACATGCAGAGCCGCGCCAGCATGCTGCAGGTGATCGGCAGCCTCAGCGCCCTGCGCCAGCCGGGTGACGCCCGCGAAGTGCGTCGCCTGCTCGATGAATTGCAGGGCAAGTTCCCGACCATCGCCTGGATCGGCTTTACCGACGCCCAGGGCCAGGTGCTGGCCTCCAGCAACGGAATTCTCGAAGGCGCCAGCATCGCCCAGCGCCCGGTGTTTCTCGAAGGCAGCCAGGGCCTGTTCATCGGCGACGTGCACGAGGCGGTGCTGCTGGCCAAGCTGCTGCCCAACCCCACCGGCGAGGCGATGAAGTTCGTCGATATCAGCCTGCCGGTGCGTGACGACGCGGGCCGCCTGGTCGGCGTCCTCGCCTCGCACCTGTCGTGGTCCTGGGCCGATGAGGTCCGCGAGGCGATCCTCAAGCCCATCGAAGACAGCCGTCAGATCGAGTTCTTCGTGATCGGCCGTGACCGCACCATTCTGCTCGGCCCGCGCGAGCTGGTCGGCCAACGCCTGCACCTGCCGATGATGCAGAACCTGGCCGCCCAGCAGAGCGAATGGGCGGTGCAGCACTGGCCCGACGGCAAGCGCTACCTGACCGGGCTGACGGCGAGCCAGGGCTACCTCGACTACCCGGGCCTGGGCTGGATGGTCGTGGCTCGCCAAGATCTGCAGCTGGCCGACGCGCCGGTGCAGGCCATGCACCTGAGCATCTTCGCCTGGGGCGTGGTGCTTGCCGTGCTGTTCGCCGCCTGCGGCTGGCTGCTGGCCAGCTACGTGACCCGACCGCTGCGCACCATCGCCCGCGCCGCCGACCGCCTGGCCAATGGCGAGATCACCGTGATCCCGGAGATCGGCAGCCCCCGGGAAATCGCCCGGCTCAGCCACTCCATCCGCCACCTGGTGGAAAGCCTCACGCACCAGCATGCCGAGCTCGATGCCCTGGAAAACCGTGCCCACCACGACCCGCTGACCGGCCTGCCGAACCGTGCCGCCCTGGCCCGCTTCCTGCCTCGGGCACAGCAGCGCAACCAGGGCACGCAGGATGGCCTGGCAGTGCTCTACCTGGATCTCGACGGTTTCAAACCGGTCAACGACCGTCATGGCCATGCCGCAGGCGATCAGGTGCTACGCGAAGCCGCCTCGCGCATGCGCGGCTGCCTGCGCGGTGGCGACTTGGTGGTGCGCCTGGGCGGCGACGAATTTCTGATGATCCTGCAAGTCGCCGCCGAGGAAGGCGCCCACCAGGCCCGCCAGGTCGCCGAGCGGACGCTGCTGGCACTGGCGGCGCCGATTCACTGGGAAAACCAGCAACTGCAGATTGGCTGCAGCATCGGCGGCGCCTTATGGCCCCAGCACGACGCCGATCTCGAGCAGGTGGTGGAGCTGGCCGATCAGGCCCTGTACCTCGCCAAGCAGACCGGCCGTGGCCGGGTCATGCTGCATGGCGACGCGCCCGACGGCCTGGGGTGA
- the prfB gene encoding peptide chain release factor 2 (programmed frameshift) — translation MEINPILNSIKDLSERTQTIRGYLDYDHKHDRLVEVNRELEDPNVWNKPEYAQSLGRERATLAQIVETIDDLTGSLADSRDLLDMAVEENDQGAVDDVAAEVERLREILEQLEFRRMFSHEMDPNNCYLDIQAGSGGTEAQDWANILLRMYLRWADKRGFSAEIVELSEGEVAGIKGATVHIKGEYAFGWLRTEIGVHRLVRKSPFDSGARRHTSFSAVFVSPEIDDKVEIEINPADLRVDTYRSSGAGGQHVNTTDSAVRITHVPTNTVVACQNERSQHANKDTAMKMLRAKLYELEMQKRNAASQALEDSKSDIGWGHQIRSYVLDDSRIKDLRTGVERSDCQKVLDGDLDGYLEASLKQGL, via the exons ATGGAAATCAACCCGATCCTGAACAGCATCAAGGACCTGTCCGAGCGCACCCAGACCATTCGGGGGTATCTT GACTACGATCACAAGCATGATCGTCTCGTCGAAGTAAACCGCGAACTCGAAGACCCGAACGTCTGGAACAAGCCCGAATACGCCCAGAGCCTGGGCCGCGAGCGCGCCACCCTGGCGCAGATCGTCGAAACCATCGACGATCTGACCGGTAGCCTGGCCGACTCGCGCGACCTGCTGGACATGGCCGTCGAAGAAAACGACCAGGGCGCCGTCGACGACGTCGCCGCGGAAGTCGAGCGCCTGCGCGAAATTCTCGAGCAGCTGGAATTCCGCCGCATGTTCAGCCACGAGATGGACCCGAACAACTGCTACCTGGATATCCAGGCCGGCTCCGGCGGTACCGAGGCCCAGGACTGGGCCAACATCCTGCTGCGCATGTACCTGCGCTGGGCCGACAAGCGCGGCTTCAGTGCCGAGATCGTCGAGCTGTCCGAGGGTGAAGTCGCCGGTATCAAGGGTGCCACCGTGCACATCAAGGGCGAGTACGCCTTTGGCTGGCTGCGCACCGAGATCGGCGTGCACCGCCTGGTGCGCAAGAGCCCGTTCGACTCCGGCGCCCGTCGCCACACCTCGTTCTCGGCGGTGTTCGTATCGCCCGAGATCGACGACAAGGTGGAGATCGAGATCAACCCGGCCGACCTGCGCGTCGATACCTACCGCTCCTCCGGGGCCGGTGGCCAGCACGTCAATACCACCGACTCGGCGGTGCGCATCACCCACGTGCCGACCAACACCGTGGTGGCCTGCCAGAACGAACGCTCCCAGCACGCCAACAAGGACACCGCCATGAAGATGCTGCGGGCCAAGTTGTACGAGCTGGAGATGCAGAAGCGCAACGCCGCGTCCCAGGCGCTGGAAGACAGCAAGTCGGATATCGGCTGGGGTCACCAGATCCGTTCCTATGTGCTCGACGACTCGCGCATCAAGGATTTGCGTACCGGCGTCGAGCGTAGCGATTGCCAGAAAGTGCTCGACGGCGACCTCGACGGTTACCTCGAAGCCAGCCTCAAACAGGGCCTTTGA